In Pongo abelii isolate AG06213 chromosome 22, NHGRI_mPonAbe1-v2.0_pri, whole genome shotgun sequence, the following are encoded in one genomic region:
- the LOC112131943 gene encoding protein FRG2-like-2 isoform X1, translating into MGKGNEDADLHCSSIQCSTDQPPFQQISFTEKGSDEKKPFKGKGKTAFSHSSEKYTQRQAGSEPNPNKENSEETKLKAGNSTAGSEPESSSYRENCRKRKISSKDSCQDRAGNCPEEECSLTLNKKSRSSTAVHNSEIQETCDVHHRGRSRVRTGRSERHRSRALGVQTPSLRKSLVTSVRAMSEAVYQDLAQVWAQQIHSPLTCEQRILLTELRGPLCAQVQTLYSMATQAAYVFPAESWLVPATLPGPGDSALERETHPFPGQEITEPVSGSDKAKLGAP; encoded by the exons atgggaaagggaaatgaagacGCCGATCTCCACTGCTCCTCCATCCAGTGCTCCACTGACCAGCCCCCTTTCCAGCAGATCTCCTTTACAGAAAAGGGCTCAGATGAGAAGAAACCATTCAAAGGAAAAGGCAAGACCGCCTTCTCCCATTCCAGTGAGAAGTACACACAAAGGCAAG CAGGATCAGAGCCCAATCCAAACAAGGAGAATTCTGAGGAAACCAAGCTCAAGGCCGGGAACAGCACTGCTGGATCAG AACCAGAGTCCAGCTCATACCGGGAAaactgcaggaaaagaaaaatcagttccAAGGACAGCTGCCAAGACAGAGCAG GGAACTGTCCAGAAGAGGAGTGCAGCTTGACGTTGAATAAAAAATCAAGATCCTCCACCGCTGTGCACAACAGTGAAATCCAGGAGACCTGTGATGTCCACCATAGGGGACGTTCCAGGGTTCGCACTGGGCGCAGCGAGCGGCATAGATCTCGGGCCCTAGGAGTCCAAACACCGTCACTTCGAAAAAGCTTGGTGACCTCTGTGCGAGCTATGTCAGAGGCTGTTTATCAAGACCTAGCCCAGGTGTGGGCACAGCAGATCCATTCTCCACTGACCTGTGAGCAGCGGATACTGCTCACTGAGCTCCGGGGGCCTCTGTGTGCCCAGGTGCAGACCTTGTATTCCATGGCCACCCAGGCAGCTTATGTCTTCCCTGCTGAGAGCTGGCTTGTCCCAGCCACACTGCCTGGTCCTGGGGATTCAGCCTTGGAGAGAGAAACCCATCCCTTCCCTGGGCAGGAGATAACTGAGCCTGTCAGTGGATCAGATAAGGCTAAGCTGGGAGCACCCTGA
- the LOC112131943 gene encoding protein FRG2-like-2 isoform X2: protein MGKGNEDADLHCSSIQCSTDQPPFQQISFTEKGSDEKKPFKGKGKTAFSHSSEKYTQRQGSEPNPNKENSEETKLKAGNSTAGSEPESSSYRENCRKRKISSKDSCQDRAGNCPEEECSLTLNKKSRSSTAVHNSEIQETCDVHHRGRSRVRTGRSERHRSRALGVQTPSLRKSLVTSVRAMSEAVYQDLAQVWAQQIHSPLTCEQRILLTELRGPLCAQVQTLYSMATQAAYVFPAESWLVPATLPGPGDSALERETHPFPGQEITEPVSGSDKAKLGAP from the exons atgggaaagggaaatgaagacGCCGATCTCCACTGCTCCTCCATCCAGTGCTCCACTGACCAGCCCCCTTTCCAGCAGATCTCCTTTACAGAAAAGGGCTCAGATGAGAAGAAACCATTCAAAGGAAAAGGCAAGACCGCCTTCTCCCATTCCAGTGAGAAGTACACACAAAGGCAAG GATCAGAGCCCAATCCAAACAAGGAGAATTCTGAGGAAACCAAGCTCAAGGCCGGGAACAGCACTGCTGGATCAG AACCAGAGTCCAGCTCATACCGGGAAaactgcaggaaaagaaaaatcagttccAAGGACAGCTGCCAAGACAGAGCAG GGAACTGTCCAGAAGAGGAGTGCAGCTTGACGTTGAATAAAAAATCAAGATCCTCCACCGCTGTGCACAACAGTGAAATCCAGGAGACCTGTGATGTCCACCATAGGGGACGTTCCAGGGTTCGCACTGGGCGCAGCGAGCGGCATAGATCTCGGGCCCTAGGAGTCCAAACACCGTCACTTCGAAAAAGCTTGGTGACCTCTGTGCGAGCTATGTCAGAGGCTGTTTATCAAGACCTAGCCCAGGTGTGGGCACAGCAGATCCATTCTCCACTGACCTGTGAGCAGCGGATACTGCTCACTGAGCTCCGGGGGCCTCTGTGTGCCCAGGTGCAGACCTTGTATTCCATGGCCACCCAGGCAGCTTATGTCTTCCCTGCTGAGAGCTGGCTTGTCCCAGCCACACTGCCTGGTCCTGGGGATTCAGCCTTGGAGAGAGAAACCCATCCCTTCCCTGGGCAGGAGATAACTGAGCCTGTCAGTGGATCAGATAAGGCTAAGCTGGGAGCACCCTGA